From a region of the Panicum virgatum strain AP13 chromosome 2K, P.virgatum_v5, whole genome shotgun sequence genome:
- the LOC120690464 gene encoding glucan endo-1,3-beta-glucosidase 13-like: protein MAALARFLLVTVLAATLATNVAGAGEVGVNYGRVANDLPDPASVVQLLKQNGITMVRIYDANPKVLASLANTGIRVMVMLPNEEVAAAAADPAYALRWARASVTAYRPATQIHAVAVGNEVFDSRPDLNSDLVPAMANVQAALAQLGLADVVKVTTPVAFSAVTDSFPPSSGRFRDDIAQPVMKPMLQFLQRTGSYLTVNIYPFLAYADHPDQISLDYALGNTSPSARENNGVRDDDTGLVYYSLLDAQLDATYYAMEDMGFPSLRASVGETGHPSSGGRRHGGRGRRHLMAAGDGDDVATVANAHAYVNNVINRVLSGRTSTPHRPGADMDVYIFALFNENQKGAGADDIEQHFGLFYPNMHKVYDFDFHHASGGGGGGGGGGSSGGAKASWCAANAAAGDSRLQAALDWACGHGADCSAIQPGAACYEPNTKLAHASYAFNDYYERKGRASGTCDFSGAASVVYQEPANTCSATAASWCVANAAVGDARLQAALDWACGNGADCSAIQSGATCFQPDTKAAHASYAFNSYYQRKGRAAGTCDFAGAASVVYQAPKIGNCVLPSRA from the exons atggcggcgctcgCTCGCTTCCTTCTTGTCACCGTCCTCGCTGCCACACTTGCCACGAACGTCGCGGGGGCGGGCGAGGTGGGCGTCAACTACGGGCGGGTGGCCAACGACCTGCCGGACCCGGCGTCGGTGGTGCAGCTGCTCAAGCAGAACGGCATCACCATGGTCAGGATCTACGACGCCAACCCCAAGGTGCTGGCGTCGCTGGCCAACACCGGCATCAGGGTGATGGTGATGCTGCCCAACGAGGaggtggccgccgcggccgcggaccCGGCCTACGCGCTCCGGTGGGCGCGGGCTAGCGTCACGGCGTACCGCCCCGCCACGCAGATCCACGCCGTGGCCGTGGGCAACGAGGTGTTCGACTCGAGGCCGGACCTCAACTCGGACCTCGTCCCGGCCATGGCCAACGTCCAGGCGGCGCTGGCGCAGCTGGGCCTGGCTGACGTCGTGAAGGTGACCACGCCGGTCGCGTTCTCGGCGGTCACGGACTCGTTCCCGCCCTCCTCGGGCAGGTTCCGGGACGACATCGCGCAGCCGGTGATGAAGCCCATGCTCCAATTCCTGCAGCGGACGGGCTCCTACCTCACCGTCAACATCTACCCGTTTTTGGCGTACGCCGACCATCCGGACCAGATCTCCCTCGACTACGCCCTGGGGAACACAAGCCCCAGCGCGCGCGAAAATAATGGCGTGCGCGACGACGACACCGGCCTCGTGTACTACAGCCTCCTGGATGCCCAGCTCGACGCCACGTACTACGCGATGGAGGACATGGGGTTCCCCAGTCTGAGAGCATCTGTTGGGGAGACCGGGCATCCATcgtcgggaggaagaagacacGGAGGCCGGGGCCGGAGGCACTTGATGGCAGCCGGGGACGGCGACGATGTTGCCACGGTGGCCAACGCCCACGCGTACGTCAACAACGTCATCAACCGCGTGCTGTCCGGCAGGACGAGCACCCCGCACCGGCCTGGCGCCGACATGGACGTGTACATCTTCGCCCTCTTCAACGAGAACCAGAAGGGCGCCGGGGCCGACGACATCGAGCAGCACTTCGGCCTGTTCTACCCCAACATGCACAAGGTGTACGATTTCGACTTCCAccacgccagcggcggcggcggcggaggaggaggaggaggatcgtCAGGCGGCGCGAAGGCGAGCTGGTGCGCGGCGAACGCGGCGGCTGGGGACTCGCGGCTGCAGGCGGCGCTGGACTGGGCGTGCGGCCACGGCGCGGACTGCAGCGCCATCCAGCCCGGCGCGGCGTGCTACGAGCCCAACACCAAGCTCGCGCATGCCTCCTACGCGTTCAACGACTACTACGAGCGCAAAGGCCGGGCCAGCGGGACCTGCGACTTCTCCGGTGCTGCCTCCGTCGTCTACCAGGAACCAGCTA ACACCTgcagcgcgacggcggcgagctggtGCGTGGCGAACGCGGCGGTcggcgacgcgcggctgcaggcgGCGCTGGACTGGGCGTGCGGGAACGGCGCCGACTGCAGCGCCATCCAGTCCGGCGCGACGTGCTTCCAGCCGGACACCAaggccgcccacgcctcgtACGCCTTCAACAGCTACTACCAGCGcaagggccgcgccgccgggacCTGCGacttcgccggcgccgcctccgtcgtCTACCAGGCGCCAA AGATCGGAAACTGCGTGCTCCCGTCCAGGGCCTGA